TATTTTGATTGTCAGTGGAGCAAGTGAGTCCTCACATAGAAATTAAAGTGGAAGTTGCGGAGCAGTTGTTTTCAATATTAGGTACGCAAGTGAAGGTACAGCTATTATAACAAGATCAAGTACAGCGCACACAGGTGCCCCCGCAGTTAATGTTAATGCAATCCCCGAACGGTTCGTTGTAGACATTCTCCCAGCTTGTCTTCGTGAGCTGGGTCGCTTTATGTAACTTCGAGCCTTCACTATGATCTGTGCTTGTGTCGTCATGCTGTAACAATCTTCGAAGGATTGTTTCCATATCGTACTTGTACGCCAGTGGATTTGCTTGGTGGATGTGCCACAGCAGATCCATGCCGATACTTGGAGTAAGCGGGAGTTTAGGTAGAAGTTTGCACAAGTAAAGATACTGTTTATATTTTTCGTTGATTCTTAGTAGATCGTCTTCATTCGTGCATTCCAGTGATGTTATCTTATCATAGAATGATGATTGTCTTGCTGCGGCTTCAACAAGATCGTAAGACAGAGCAGATGTAAAATTCTCAAGAGCCTCTTTATCAAGTGTGCTGAATTCCATCGTGAAAGGTTCATCCTTCTCTCCGTACTTCTGTAACCAGTGGTTCTTGGCAGCTTGCAAACTCGAATCTCTCTCTTGCTTATTGTAAAATGTATGGTTGATGACTGTTCCGACAAGAGCAATGCAGTCCCTTTTATAGTTCCTTGGCGAAAGCATATGACAATGCCATATCCACTCAATATCAAGTGGAGCAGCTAGACATTCGTCCCTGTGTTCAGCGGCAAGCGGCAGCCAGTACTTTTCGTATCTGTATGTAGCACGTCTCAGCACATGTTTGTCTTTAAGGTCTGGACTTTCAGCAACCTTTTCCAGAAAATCGATGTGCCTTGAAACTTGTGGTAGCAAATCTATGCTGAACATCAGTTTAGAAGCCGCTTCCTTGTGATCCATTTTGTCAAGCACTACAACAAAAAAGGTTTTATATCAGCTACTTTTCAGAGATAACAGATTGGTATATACTAGAACATATATAGTGTAGGGCAAATGCAAATCAGGGATGAAGTATCTAACAGTTATGTGCCaggctttattatttatttatttatttatttagaagcTAAGGTTTAATATTCATAAATCATGAAACAATGTTGATCCTATTTTCCAATCTTAACATGTGTTATACCTAAAAGAATATATCTAAGCATGTGTACACAACGCCTACCCGAACatattaaaatgttaagaactaattatgaCAGCATTCGATAAAATATAATCGTAATTCAAAAAGTAATAAGCGTGTGTCCTAGATGTAGAACCGTATAATTTCAAATTCAAcgttatttctttacaaaatcggCAGGTCCCTCTGTCATATTTAAAATGTCTAAATGAAATATAACTTataagatttattttttgttctatCATTACATTCATGTCAACTACTTCTGTTCTGTATTGCCGTTGCATGAAAAATGGTCACGTCTGCTCCCTTTGCCATTGATTATCATAACTGAATAATTGTAGGCCTATTTTCTGCAAAATCTGTCCGTTAAACGTATCTCTCTCTTTCAAATCACGAATTTCATGGTTCTTTAATTGCGTGAATATGTCACTACAAATACTCACTTACATCATAAAAtctaagaaaaataaaagagGAAACAAAGATCTAATTAGGTTTATCAATTTTTTCgtaacattaaatattgttaACTACAGAAGCTATTCAATGAAAGACCTGATATCCTTGCCCTTAGAAACTAATCTTGTGCCGAGAAAAAATATTCAGTCGGAATGTATAAGACTAATAAGGTGaaattgtaaggaaatatttctTACCTTGAAGTTTCCACCAAATCTGTTCCGTACAAATAAACGTTTGTCCGGGTGGCCGACCCTTATATATACTCATTGAGATCAATGATAACATTATTGTTCGTAGAATTAATTAGttaattctatttatagaaccAAATTTAGCGTTTCCGATTACTTTTCCTACGAATCCTGCTTACTTACCTAGAACGATACTAATATATTCCAATCTAGGAATTCTAGGAAAAGTCATCAGATGAACTTGATTTGATTCTTACGAAAGACccatggtgacatttcaacttcattatttcacgatttctgcttcctgatttcacgatttccacttcatgaattcacgatttcacgatttctgcttcctgaattcacgatttccacttcatgaattcacgatttcacgatttccacttcatgaattcacgatttcacgaattcacgaattcacgaaaaaacttcacgatttcttgattccacgatttcttgatttcacgatttccacttcatgaattcacgatttcatgatttctgcttcctggattcacgatttccacttcatgaattcacgatttcacgatttccacttcatgaatttacgatttccacttcacgaattctcgatttcacaatttccacttcatgaattcacgatttcacgatttccactccacgaattcacgatttcacaatggtgaaatcgtgaattcatgaagttgaaattgtgaaatcgtgaattcgtgaagtggaaatcgtgaattcgtgaagtggaaatcttgaaatcgtgaattcgtgaagtggaaatcatgaattcaggaagcagaaatcgtgaaatcgtgaattcatgaagtggaaatcgtgaaatcaagaaatcgtgaagttttttcgtgaaatcgtgaattcatgaagtggaaatcgtgaaatcgtgaattcaagaagtggatatcgtgaattcaggaagcagaaatcgtgaaatcgtgaattcatgaagtggaaatcgtgaaatcaagaaatcatgaaatcgtgaaatcaagaaatcgtgaagttttttcgtgaaatcgtgaattcgtgaaatcgtgaattcatgaagtggaaatcgtgaaatcgtgaattcatgaagtggaaatcgtgaaatcaggaagcagaaatcgtgaattcgtgaattcatgaagtggaaatcgtgaaatcaggaagcagaaatcgtgaaataatgaagttgaaatgtcaccacgagTCTTTCGTGGATTCTATTAATAGTTTTCCTACTGCATCCTGTTTGCTAACATAAAACGACGTTCAAGAAAGCAGTGATGATTAGTAGAAAAACTCATTAAAACACTTATTACTCAGTTACAAAGAGTCATTTAAACAGATTTCTGCAACATGCAGAGCGTGTTCTTATTTGCATGTATGCATACTTCTATTAGTCGAACAGTGATATTGTCTTCTTTTTGAATTAGTGTAAACATAAGTGTATGGTTTATCAAGAGAAATCATCATCGGGAAGGCAGAAATTTTGTCTCGCTTGAAACTGATTTTCCTCGAAGCAGTACAAATCAAGTATAATCGAGAAATAATGTTGCCAATACATAAACCTCATATACTATTAGGAAATATATATgtacatccctgtgaagtttctcgagtaacatttttataaatatgccTGTTTTTAAATCATGATATATACATTCCCCTATTGCTttgtatacaaagaaaaaaagcgtttattttcctataaacaacattggtgttATAATATCAAGGGTGCCCGTATCCACAAGATTGCACGCGCGATCTGAcatcattcataaaaaaaaaaaaaaaacgtttacaaAATGGCGTCTTTCGATACTGggaatcaaatttcaaaaagaacgtTAAATTTTAGCTGAAACCTATTTTACTTTTCCgcatttaaagataatttaaatacaaatcagtaactgaaatttcatcaaaaggAAGCTTGACCTGCAAGGATGCATTCGGCTATTGTGTATCTTGCCATGCTGGTCAATATCCACTCAAGCCGATTACACAAGATCAAGAAACACAAAACATCAAGACACGGTTACTTTAAATAATCAGAACGAATCTGAGCTTAGGAAATCTCGTTGTTAAATGTCAACTGCTAATAGCGATCTTTTGCGTACCTCAAAGTGAGCCATGATGGTCCTTTATAACAAGTACAACGTCATATAGAACCTACTAAAATTCATCATACACATGTATCCAGATTTGTATGTGCTGTAATATTGAAAGTGCAATGTGACTTACATGTCAGGTGATGCATATTGATCAATCAAGTCTCGTTTTATCTAAAGTCTAACCTGATACAAATCGCATACGCATTCACATTTAAAATCATCATTGTCTTAAGAGATCATGTGTGATGCAACAGACTGTATTTTCTCACGCAAGTTCCAATAAAGTTGTCTTGTCTGGCTATAATACCGACTGAATAGGTTTTTGACAGGAATCAGATTCACATCGTATCTAAATATGGTTagccttaacccttagcctgctggcggcagaccaagatcagcctgcacatccgtgcagtctgatcatggtctgcactgttcgctattcagtcagtaaattttcagtgaaaatcccgttgagtaataagtggtactgtccaaattgaaagatggaccagtccattatagaaatatagcagggtaagggttaatgaagaTGCCAGAGTCTTACAATATTGAAATGCATGATATGTTcgaaaatgaaagcaaaaatcTTGTCCACATTGGCTTTTAATTAAACAAGATTAAGATCCAGAGAATACTTTTAACATAACGTTTAAACATCACGAGGACGGATGATGCAATTTATgtgtgatatttttaataattgttgAATATCTCATTTTTGTTAAATCAACAGTATATGAGAGTGATTGAATCTACAAATTTCAAAGACAGAAACATATTAAATGAAGGCTAGGTATTGATTTCTAAGCCCTTTAAAtaaccaaaaaaatattttacaaaaattaatgtGAATTTTATGAAAGCTTTTCCTGATATTCATTTTATACCTGTGTTCGCAAGGAATTAAAACTCCTAACTCAGACTTAACTTAaaagcatatgagccgtgccatgagaaaaccaacttagtggttttgcgacaagcatggatccagaccagcctgcgcatccgcgcagtctggtcaggatccatgctgttcgcttttatagcctattgcaattagagaaactgttagcgaacagcatggatccttaccagactgcgcggatgcacaggctggtctggatccatgctggtcgcaaagccactctgttggttttctcatggcacggctcatatatattttatacagtcTTGTGTTTGGACAATGGTGTTAAAGCTTAACTCAGTTGGTAATTACTTTATTTACATTGGACAGGTGAGGTCAACGCATGGTTAGTGTGAGCTGGCCAGCCACAAACACCTTTATCCTACAATTTATTCATTGATAATTGAGAAATTGACCATTCCAAGACGATAGCTCTATTTGCAACTTGTTGGTTGTTCACACTGTGAGTGCGGGTCTGTATTATAAAGTGTTGTGAGGTAAACGATTTATTTTTCATaccatttgaaatttaaaagtcTTTTCTGATAAATCAATTTGCGATCAAGTGTGATATTGGCTAGCCGATTCCCCGTTAACAAACCGTTACTTTCCAATATCAACGTAACTGGCCGTTTTTAAATGCACGTCACATTTATACTAAATATTACTAAAACTGGATACATTTGCATTTTAACGTAACTTGCATGGTGCAAAGGAGCACATCtagcttttacatttttaataatcATTATCAGTGATCcaagtattaaaaaaatataatttcatagatcattattaactatcacaacagcagtctttaagtgccgtgtggtggctgtaaagtctccccgtacttggattcagtgttgttatattttctgttcctttgtgaTCATGAAGTGCATTCATTCTTAATGTAATTGAGTTCCGCTTATGCCGAAGCCACGGGGCGTTAGAGGTGTTGcaaattccattacctctcatgaacagactcaatcaaactgagtctgttattattttgcttggttgcgttttatgcttccaaaggatcttttcacaggtTTTATTTATCACATTGAAGTAGAATTATTGTTATGAGATGGTTGGCATGATTGCTGTGAAAACTTggtaattgatgttaatgataaTGTCACTTTTCATTACTGTTTACAACTGACATCAATGGTTCAAAGAGGAAAGATAGAAAACCTATTTACAAAAACTTGCACTTAATTCTAAAAGGAGATAATAGTTGCAAGCTATTCTACAATATTCTTATCATCTTCTAATGATATTGTGTAACATTAATTTTAAGCGAGTGAACTCCGTGCATGATATCATACAGTTTAATGGTATTGCGCAATCTATAGGATATCTTGTAAACCATTTAATGAATATGTAAAAAATAACTTTCCacaatatttgaaatacaatttGCAAAGTAAATTCATTCTGTTCAAAGGTTTTGATATCCAAATGAGCCTACAGTGAATAGTTCTTGTATGACAAAACATTTTGCtcagttgattttttttgtttggggtgggggggggggcgggggggggggctGTTCATCCAGCATAATGTATAAGAATGATCATACCTCTTAACAAGGGTCATATTCTTACTTCTAAAAGAAATTACTTGTTGATGTTCTTTACGTCTATATTAACAAAGGTTGTCAACTGTTGATGAAATATGGAACGGCTCTAGATCAATTATCTATTTACATGTTGCAGTCTTTTCAAACGCTTTTTATGTCCCAACATTTATATGGGGACATATAGTGTTGCTGTTGTCCATGCGTCcattcgtccgtccttccgtccgtctgtacgtcccGAAATCGTGTGTGTCCAACACTTTAAGcctaatttgcttcaaactttcatgaacaagcttgatgtgcataaagaaataaacttttgctgtgactatttttaccgcagttatggccaATTGATAGTTTCTATAAAAGTAGTTTGTGTGCAACTCCTCTTATACTGTTAGCCTGCTTCAAATGTTCAGATGAACACAGATTAAGACAGATCTTGATGTTCAAATGGACTTAAAGGGAGAAACTTTTGCTGTGACTTTTTTACCTCAATTAtagccctttgatagttttgctgtaTGGAATATAGAAAATCTTTTGTGTCCAACACCTTCCACATTAtcagcctgatttgcttcaaacgttCGCAGATAAGCAAGCTTGATATGCGGAAGGCCAAAAGGAGAGGATCTTTTGCTGTGACTTTTTACCACAGTTacggccctttgatagttttgcaaTACAGGATATGGAGAAAATCTTGTGTGTTCAAGCACTATTGAAAGGgaatgcttgaaagtttcacagataaaggaccttgatgtgaagatgaccataaatcaTGAACTTGTTTCTGTAGCTATTTCATCAAGAATTTCtttatcaattttacaaaaataggtCATAGTGaagacatatgagccgcgccatgagaaaaccaacataatggctttccgaccagcatggatccagaccagtctgcgcatccgcgaagtctggtcagaatccatgctgttcgctttcaaatcatccatgctggtcgcaaagccgctatgttggttttctcatggcacggctcatttattgtatTCAACTCCTTATACACGTCCTGAAGGGATTGATTCAATGGATTCAAAGTTTCTCAGATGCCCAATCCTATCTGAATATAGTTTAGTTTCCTTTTCTTTTGATACCTATTTTTATTCCTATGCCATTATAATACATAACAATAACATTATACTCTTTTACTGCATTCGAGCATCATGAAAGATATGTGATGAAGCACTTCGCCTGTATAAACCAATAGCAGACAAATAACTTGTAAAGATAAGGAGGAAAGAAAACAGaagtatatatacaaaatgtCATTAAGTGATTGAagcaaaatgttcataaaaatgtcttaattaaattatttatataatacatgaCTTTTACACTCACAATTGTTATTACTGTAAAAAAACTGCTAATATCGTTATAAAggtaaaattatacacatttatacacacgttttttttcttttatataagatAAAAAGTGTAATTtctatttgtgtttttttttaagtagaCATCTTTATAATTGATTTTACAATCCTCAACATAATAAGTGATATTACTTTGATTCGTGGTTTGTTGGGTTAATGTTACACCgatataattataggttatatgacgactttccagctttgatggtgaagaaaGACCTCATTTCCcctttcgtgcattatttcatcacgggcagacacctggatagaaccacagaccttccgtaagcctgctggatgactttttcacatgaggaattcaaagACCTGAGTgagtctcgaacccacatcgatgaggggtaagtgattcaaagtcaccCCACAGATACCCCATAATTGGTAGAACTATTGGTACTGGTATTGTTACAATTGTCTTGAAGCACAAGAACTGTTTTTGCAGTGATGTTGATGATAGAGACTAATCCCCACGTTGTGATCACTTATTTACTTTCAGTAACCTATCATGCATATAGCAGTGCAATATCTACGTTATTATTTTGCCAAACCCATGTAGGAACAGGATGTTATgatatttataaatagatatttagcGTAAAATGAAATGActgggaattttgaaataaaaagtgcTTGTTCATGAGGTCGTAACCAACTTAAACAgataataacatttaatttttgtaCGCTGTGAAGCTTGCATTACAATTACACATGAGCTATACGTGCACAGGTGACAACGTATCACAAAGTAAACAGTCAGATTTTTGAGATTCAGTTATTCATAAAACCTGACCCATTTGTTAACAAAGACCActattttcatatcatatattctACTTGTATGCGTATCATCTTAATGACGACCTGAAACCATATTAGTATACAATAACTTATATTATTTCGGTTTTCAGACAGTCAGCAAATATACTAAATGCTTTATAATTACCACATTCTTATATGTATGGAAATAGCACGATGATACAACATTTCATTAATAAGAAATATGATTCCTGACTAAACACTTCAGCCGAAGAAATGCCATGCGTAATCACTGTTCTTGTAGAAAACATTCTTACtgtgtgaaataaaattgagtggctttttaaaaataaaatataccttAAAAAACCGATAGGAAGAACATCGAGCCAAAGTAATTCAGACAAGTGAGCTTAAGGACTGATTAAAAGTTATGTATTATATGtgtatttaatgtatattttattcaaaacggATCCGAGAAGCATAAAGAAATTGTTGAATACTGATACGCTTATGCCAGTTGCAATGCATTATTGAAATCCTCTACAAGGAAATACAACTAATACTTATtcctaatttcattttatttgccAATTAACTCTGCAGAAAGACTATAAGCATGCACTTTACTTCTCGATGTCTTAAACTACATATCCAAATTCATGGAAATAAAAGTCTTTACATTTTGTTCACTTGAATCAAAAATTGGTCCAAAACGAGTACGAATACATGTACCATAGTCCTAGTATATGGCATAGATTATTTCATCAATAAGAACGTGCGAAGATTAAATGGACATACAAGAAGACAACAGATGAAACCATGTCTTCACTATGTGTTCTCTTTACAAAGTAACTTAAGCTGATATTCTCATTTGCTTAAATACAAGAAATGACAAACAAATCAACGTGTTACTATTCCTTTCATTCTTTTAAATAGTAATATAAGAAACACAGGTCAGAGAGGCTGATACGGGATATTCTCAACCCAACCTAAGCAAAGTAATAATTCCCGACGCGCAGCTTTGTCATGCATACTagaatatcattgtttatatttggcatgaatgtgttcTTATATGAGATATTGTGGCGCGCAAGACCTAATTGCCTATCTTAATAGACAAGTAAACACTTGGGTCAAATGCCTAATTAGATCTTATCTAGACTGCAACTTTGGCATGCATGGAGCCAACGTTTTTAGTCGACCGAAATTCTTCCTTTAATAAGACGGAGTATggcccatgttcctatctcaatgGTCAAGTTCACATTGTAGGTTAAAATATCGTGTCAATGTTTGTCTAGGCAATACCTTTAACATGCATTGAACACTCGATTTTAATTTGActaatatattaccttattgagCCGTAGCCGTAGCGTCGCATACAAGACTAAAGTTCCTATTTCAAAGATCAATGGCACGTTCTGATGTCATAGGTCATGTCAGAGCTTGTCCGGGCCTTCCTTTGACATGCAACAATCATATTTTTtctggcataaatgtttgcttttattcgatgaatgtcagaataatttgtatatttgatgtattgataacgtaacacataagcacagatagtgcttgactcccttttcatggtATCATTGTTATAATCATAGTTGAATTACTGTTGATAACAGGATCTGGGTCATTTATGGACGGGTTGGTTTAATTATAGTGTTTGCTGGAGCCAaacatcacacattatgttatataaaaagttaaagggaaccaattGTTTGTTAAAGCAAGTACCCGTTGTGAAATACTATGTACAGATTTGGACCAGTCAGAAACAAGTTATATAAATAGCACAAATCAGACAGTgagatcattcggtatccagcaattgatgtagacacatcgaggatcaactaataatttatcccagtaccttgataaggaagttattgcaactacactgtcagggcggataaattattaaaaagaagacgttagaagttcatagactaaagaagagctgcagaatttcaacaaggtttcaaACTACATGTATAGGGCCAGCGCACAGGAATTTtcccttaagggtagttgaatgctatagacgatagcaaatataggctgagcatcggaaagctgagacagagacccaaaGTTTGGTAaactactgagatagtaggagagttccagcttacagacgaggttcaacgttattggcgaagtacagccaaggcatcagggtaatacctatatggtagttgaatgctacatgagATAGCTTACAGGCGCTGAGCAACCAGGAGTCGAGGCAATCgtattgagttgcagcttcaattaaaaggacataggctgagcatctatgc
This window of the Mercenaria mercenaria strain notata chromosome 5, MADL_Memer_1, whole genome shotgun sequence genome carries:
- the LOC123559047 gene encoding uncharacterized protein LOC123559047, translating into MDHKEAASKLMFSIDLLPQVSRHIDFLEKVAESPDLKDKHVLRRATYRYEKYWLPLAAEHRDECLAAPLDIEWIWHCHMLSPRNYKRDCIALVGTVINHTFYNKQERDSSLQAAKNHWLQKYGEKDEPFTMEFSTLDKEALENFTSALSYDLVEAAARQSSFYDKITSLECTNEDDLLRINEKYKQYLYLCKLLPKLPLTPSIGMDLLWHIHQANPLAYKYDMETILRRLLQHDDTSTDHSEGSKLHKATQLTKTSWENVYNEPFGDCININCGGTCVRCT